CCCAAGCTCAGCGGAACATCCTCGGCCGGTGACCTGCTGCTGCCGGTGCTGCTGCCTCTGACCGCGGGCATGCTGATGAGTTTCCAGCAGGCCATGAACGGCACCACGGGCATGCATTACGGAACACCGATCACCGCAACCCTGGTGAACTTCATCTCCGGTGCTGCCGTCCTGCTGGTCTGCTGGCTGATAAAGGTGGCCGTGTCCGGTTTCGGAAATCCGCTGCCGGGGGAGTGGTACCTGTATCTGGGCGGTCCGCTGGGCTGCGTTTTCATTGGGCTGAGCGCCCTGCTGGTGCGCAGTCTGGGCGTGCTGCTGACCAGCCTGGGCATGATCGGCGGGCAGTTGGTGGGTTCGCTGCTGCTGGACATCTTCCTGCCGGCGCCGGGCTCCGTCGTCGTCGCGGCCACGGTGCTGGGTACCGCGCTGACGCTGGCCGCCATTGTGGTCGCCACGCTGCCCTGGAACATGCCCGGAGTGCTGCGCCGGCGGTGACGCTGCGGCGTGCCAGGTGCACCCTGCGGGGCCCCTTCGAAATAAAAGCGTAACTTAGCCAAGCCTAAGCTAAGGTCTAATAGCGCACACTTCCGTTGCGTAATTATTTTGCCTCCGCAGCGGTTGGACAGACGGCTGCGCTGGCCCTGACCAAGGTGCGCAATGACCGGTAATTTCCTCATCGGACTCCGTGAAGGACTTGAGGCTGTCCTCATTGTTGTCCTGCTCCTCGCCTATCTAAAGAAGAGCGGCCGTACGGCGCTGATTCCCCGCATCTACGCCGGGATCGCCGTCGCCGTGGCGGTGTCCCTGGGCTTCGGTGCGCTTCTGACCTTCGGACCCCGGGGGCTGACGTTTGAGGCACAGGAAATCATCGGCGGCAGCCTGTCCATCGTGGCCGTGGGATTTGTGACCTGGATGGTCTTCTGGATGGCCAAAGCCTCACGGTCGCTCGGCACCGAACTGCGGACCCAGGTGGACCGCGCATCAGACGGCAAAGCCTGGGGGCTGGTCCTGGTGGCGGCGCTGGCCGTTGGCCGTGAAGGACTGGAAACCGCACTGTTCATTTGGGCGGCAGCCCGCGCCACCGGGCAAACCTGGGAGCCGATCCTCGGCGCCTTCCTTGG
This genomic interval from Arthrobacter sunyaminii contains the following:
- a CDS encoding DMT family transporter, with the translated sequence MPNAVRINPLIGLPLAVLAGTAIPAQARVNGALRERIDDGLAAALISFSVGLVVMILISALLPRGRAGAAQLLPALRERRFPRYYVLAGAIGGYFVLSQTLTVAVLGVAVFTVAAVAGQTMTGLVVDRLGIGPAGKKALTVMRVVGAVLTIAAVAWAVSPKLSGTSSAGDLLLPVLLPLTAGMLMSFQQAMNGTTGMHYGTPITATLVNFISGAAVLLVCWLIKVAVSGFGNPLPGEWYLYLGGPLGCVFIGLSALLVRSLGVLLTSLGMIGGQLVGSLLLDIFLPAPGSVVVAATVLGTALTLAAIVVATLPWNMPGVLRRR
- the efeU gene encoding iron uptake transporter permease EfeU; protein product: MTGNFLIGLREGLEAVLIVVLLLAYLKKSGRTALIPRIYAGIAVAVAVSLGFGALLTFGPRGLTFEAQEIIGGSLSIVAVGFVTWMVFWMAKASRSLGTELRTQVDRASDGKAWGLVLVAALAVGREGLETALFIWAAARATGQTWEPILGAFLGLAVAVALGMLLHKGALRINLSRFFTWTGAALIIVAGGVLAYGVHDLQEARVLPGLNSLAFDVSHIIAPSGWLATLLKGVFNFSPATTWLEATAWTLYVIPVMWLYFRSVHRSGSRRDTTASRPVTAA